The window TATTACCTATGTCGAGCTTAACAGGGAAGTCATGTATCTGTATCTTATTACAGATGCTTATTCCCAGAAAATAGTGGGCTGGAATCTTTCTTTTGACCTGAAGGCTGAATCGGCGCTTGATGCCCTAAAAATGGCTTTTCAATCTCAGAAATACATTGAACCATACTCCCTGATTCATCACTCAGACCGTGGGGTACAGTACTGCAGTTATGATTACACGGACCTTTTAAAAAAGAAAAAAGTCTGGATCAGTATGACGAAGCCTGCCTCCCCACATGAAAATGCCATAGCAGAAAGAGTAAACGGTATTCTTAAAGAAGAGTGGTTGGATGATATTGCTAGAGAACAAGGTGTCAATGCACAAAAATATATAAGTCAGATCATCAAAATCTATAATGATATGAGACCGCACGAAGGACTGGGGAGTAATCTTACGCCAAACCAAGTACATGACGAAGGTTTTCTAAGGCATGATACCGAACGCGTTATTGGGAATAAGTACAGCTAGGAAAAAGAAGACCGAACCTGTTAAGATCCGGTCTGAAAATAGCAACACTATCGGACCAAACGACTATTCCTTGGCAAGTTGCTCCTCAGCAGAGCTTGCCTCCGCTTCATCGTGGTATTGTAAGTTATCCCAAACTTCTTAGAAATTGAAATACTAACTATATTTGAACAATAAAAGTGTCAACCATTTTCAGGACGAGACAGTGCCGAGATTTAGGCTTACGGGTACCAATTCATTGGTTTTAAAACCTTTCAATAAAGGCTCAAGTAGGTTCATTTTTTCAAGGCGTTCTTTGCCTAATCCAAGATTGTTCATTGTTTCCCAATCAATTTGTTCCGGCTTGTAACGGTATTCGTTATTTTCCGGTGCTTTTTGTGTTGTTTCCATATTATTTTGATTTTCTTGTTTATGTTCAGGCTCAACTTTCACTTCATCTTTTTTCATTTGTTTTTCGCCTTCTGGAGTAGGATGATCCACCTGCTTCTGAAATTCTTTTGCTTTCTCTAAAGCTTTATCGGCTGGTACTTTGAAGAATGTAAATTTGGTAGGATCTTTTAGCTGTCTGTAAAAATTTGAGAAGAAATTAGAAATCAAATCACCCTGTTTGTCCACCCGCATAAATTCGCTTTGGTTCTTTTTTGTGGGATCAACGGTTTCCATTTTTCCGTTTTTGTCGATGCTTTTTACAGCTTGGATTTTCATTTTTTCTTTATCCAGCACCAACAATATGTCCGATAATTGTTCGGGCTCTTCTTGCTTATTTGAAGTTTCTTCGCTCATAATCTGAAAATTTTAAGATTTCAATGCCGAAAATAAAAGAAGCGTCTACTGCATTGCACTAAGTGGCATTCAAAGGCAGTATTTGTCGTTTAATGGCATTTTATTTAGGTGTCGGAGGATTAAAACTCTCTCTTATAAATTGATGAACATCCGACAATTTGTAATACAATTTTCCGCTTATGGTATAATAAGGCAGTTTCCCGTTAGAGCGGTAACGTTGCAATGAACGATTGCTGATTTTAAGCATTTGAAGCAAATCCTGATTGTCGAGCAATTCCTCGCCATCAATACTATTTCGTTTCTTTTGAAAGTCTTCAATATGGTCGCCAAGGATATCAAGCCTGTCCATTAGGCGTTCCATCCACGCCAAAAATTCCATTCTGTCAATATTCATCGGAATATAATTTTAAGGGTTTAACCTATTTTTTTATCTGTCTTTAGTTTTCTGCCTTTTTCGATATAGCTTTTGCCTTTTGCTATAAGTTCGTGTACATACTCATCACTGCTTTGTACTGCATTGGCATTGAGCATATCTTTGATAGAACCAATAGTGTAAAAGTATTGTCCATAGATTTTTGAATAAGCAATCTCATCTTTGGTACGCATGCGCCATAAGGTTTTCTCGCTTATGTGTAGGTATTGGCATACCTCGTGGTTGTTGAGCCACAGGTCATCATAATTGGTCACTTCCAATCTTTTCAGATAGTCAGCAATAGCAGTGATACGATTGTTTAGCTGATCCCAAGCTTCTTCTTCAATGGTTATTATTTTCATTGCATAACTTTTAAAGTTTACTATGCAAAGTTGAAAAGAGTGGCAGAGTTTGTCTGCCAAGCCTTGCCAATTGGTTTGGCGGTTTTTTAAAAATTTTTACAATTAGGGGAAGCCTTATCAGTAAAGGATTTTAGGGGATTTTGATTGTTTAACAATAGTGTTTTGCAAACTTTACCAATTGGCTGATATGGGCAAAAAAAAAGCAGTACGATGATGTACTGCTTTGAAATGATAGCTCAATTAAACTAAAGGTCTTTATCCATATATTCTTCAAGAGAAAACTTAAGCTGGTCTAAAAATGAAGTTCTGGAACCACTTCGGGTTTTCATTCTATGGAAAGCGTGGTGCAGGTCGCCGAGAGGAATACGGAAAAGTATTTGAAACATCAGACTAATTTTTCGGATACCGATTTTTCCGTGAGAAATTACACCCGAAGCATAAAGGGCATATATCAATTCGATTATAGCATTTTTGGTGTCGGTCCAAAATATATCTTTGGAACTTTCCGGCTTTTGCAATATCACATCGGGATTTTCATCGGGATTAATTTTTGTTAGCAGATAGGTGTAGAGCAATTCATTGGAGATAATCCTTGCAGTTTTATAATCGAAGAAAGTCGAGAATTCCGGATCTATTTCAAATACGATGCTGTTAAGCCCATCGTGGTAGTTAATGTTTCCACGTTTGAAGTAAGTATCATCACGGTCTGTCCGTCCTGAGCGGTAATATCTGTAAAAATCCGAATTGCAGAGGTGTTCAGTGTATTCCCGTTTAAGATTTGCCAACTGTCCAGAAAAATAATTATAATACATTTTACCGTTACTAACAGGGCAAGTGGTTTCAATGCGATATATCTTATTATAGTAAATCAGCTTACCAAGTATTTGGGGTTTAATAGAACGAAAAAAACGGATTTCTTCCTCATCGTTTTTAAACCCTTCCTCAATAAGGTATTTCTTAACTGAACCTAAAAGATCCTGAAGATACAGGGTCATTTCGTAAGCCTCATCAATCAATCTTTTGCTTTGTGATAAAATCTTATCCTCCTTATTGTGAATTTCTAAAAGGATTTTGTCTAAAGAATATTTCATAGCTAATAAATTTTGTGATGCTTGCCAAATTTGAGATTTGGTTTACATCTAATTAATTCACAAAATTTCAAACATTTAATGATAATAATTCCACAGTTTCACCCCACTGGGGAGAAATTTTTTCTAACGATGAAGACAAAAGAACCATCAAAATTCCTAAAAATTATAATAGTTAGGTCGTGAAAAGGAGTTTTAAATCACATAGATTTATTATATTTGCTAGTGATTTACAAGGAAATTAAGTAAAAATGAATGCAATGAGCACCATTACTAAATCGTTACTTGCAACGATTTCCAACAGTGTAAACCCCTCTATTTAAGCTACTTTTTGCGACATTAATCTTTTTAAATTAAAAAAACATCTCATAAAGCCTCCTTAATCTATGGTCAAGCTCCCCAATAGTAACAAGCCCATTGGATCTAAAAAACTCTTTCCCTTCAAAATAAACCATGATTCCTGGCACAGAAAGCATTCTCAATTGTGCCGCTAATGCTCTGTTTTGCTCAGCCTCGAGGACGAGCATCTCCATTTTGGGAAATTCTTGCTCAAGCAATTCCTTGACCTTTGGGAAAAGGGTTTTGCAAACACCACATTTGTCTTGATAAAAGTAAATTAGCGTAGCAGGATGATTTTCAAGTAATGCTTGAAATTCTTCCATTGATATTTTTTCTGTTATTTCCATTGAAAAGTATAGTTAGCGATCAAGTTGATATGGACTAGGTTAACTTTATTATAAACCCATCCTGGGCGTAGCTGATCATTATGTAATGCTAATTTAGTCATAATTAGTGCATGAAAAATTAATCCTGCCCCCCATGATTTGGGAGTATATTTAGCTCCAATATTTCCTTGGGTATAGGAAGGGAAAGCATATTTATTAATTGAAAATGTGTTGGGTCTAGGAAGAAAATGCATTCCAGCATGTCCATAAAGTAACAATCCTTTCTCTCTAAATACCTTCTCGTAATAGGCCGTCATTGCAGTAACCTCGCTAAATCCTTCATTCCGTTCCCTTGGGATAAAGGTAAAAAATGGGTCTTTACCCCACTCTCTTGGACTGAGATATCTCCCTTTGCCCCCGATATAGGTAAAGTTAAGATGCCAACTAGATTTCGGATTTTTCATTCCAATTCGCGTACCTACAATCCAATTTTCGTCAAAAGGATCTTTGTATCTTAATGCTGGATTTTCATTCCCCCCATTTTTAATTCCGTGTTGGAACATGATTTGAAGTCCAGAGACCAACTTTTTTGAGTCTGTCAATTTCCAGTCTCTTTGGAATTGAGTAAGAAATGTACTTGAAATATTTTGTACATATGTATGATTAAATTCAAAAGAAAAAGCATCTTCTTCCACTACATGTTTCCAATCAAATACTGTCACAAAATCACTACTCACCTTACCTTGATATGCCGATGGATTCCCGTCAGTATCCAATCCTATGGGATACAAACCTATCGACTCTCCTATCCCAAACCATGATGCAGTAGATCTAGGGGAAATCCTAGAAATATAATTTAGCGTAGCTGTATTAAATTTATCAGGAATAAAATTAATAATAAGCCCCTCAACAAATGTTGGAGACAATCTACCATCTTGAGGATTGATTAAGGCTGTATTAATTGGCATCCTCCCAGCGGCAATGGATAAAAGCTCGGTATTGAACTTGAATTGAAATTCTTCTAACCTTCCGAAATAGTTACGCTCTAAGTCCGTAACGTCTAATAAACCAGACTCATACCTATTCCTACCACCTGTAACAGGATCTCTTGCAATCAAATCAGAGCTTAATATTTTCCCAAAAACAGCATACCTCCCAGCAAAGGAAAATCCTTTGAATTTTGGTGTTTGCACTTTTGCATATGCTGATTGTGCCCAAGCAAAGTCATTTTTGAAATCATCATAGTACGATGTGGACATAAAGAAACTTCTCGTTCCTAAAGTCCACTTGAGCTTTTGGCTGGATTTAAGTGAATCTGAATTAATTTGACCAATCGATACCGAACTCCACAATAAGCCTATGAAAAAAATAAGTTTTTTCATTTCAAAACAGCCACAGCTTTAGCTTCTCTGATGGGCTTGAATGGACCAAACTTATGTTGATCTTCTGTAAATTTATCCGAAAAAGGCCCAAAAGGATGATCTATCGGTTTCTTACTGATATCAGGCCAATCATTGGTAATATCTTTCTTTGGTCTAGCCATGGAGTTGACATAA is drawn from Belliella baltica DSM 15883 and contains these coding sequences:
- a CDS encoding helix-turn-helix domain-containing protein — protein: MNIDRMEFLAWMERLMDRLDILGDHIEDFQKKRNSIDGEELLDNQDLLQMLKISNRSLQRYRSNGKLPYYTISGKLYYKLSDVHQFIRESFNPPTPK
- a CDS encoding helix-turn-helix domain-containing protein is translated as MKIITIEEEAWDQLNNRITAIADYLKRLEVTNYDDLWLNNHEVCQYLHISEKTLWRMRTKDEIAYSKIYGQYFYTIGSIKDMLNANAVQSSDEYVHELIAKGKSYIEKGRKLKTDKKIG
- a CDS encoding DUF4099 domain-containing protein, whose protein sequence is MSEETSNKQEEPEQLSDILLVLDKEKMKIQAVKSIDKNGKMETVDPTKKNQSEFMRVDKQGDLISNFFSNFYRQLKDPTKFTFFKVPADKALEKAKEFQKQVDHPTPEGEKQMKKDEVKVEPEHKQENQNNMETTQKAPENNEYRYKPEQIDWETMNNLGLGKERLEKMNLLEPLLKGFKTNELVPVSLNLGTVSS
- a CDS encoding IS3 family transposase, with protein sequence MAQLCGLFGKSRQGYYKGINNVCKEAFEEDLVLSFVLKIRKKAKTSRWGLRKMYSLIKKDLTLHKIKIGRDKLFDLLRMNGLLVTKRKRRFFTTQSHHWLRKYHNLVENMVVSRPNQLWVSDITYVELNREVMYLYLITDAYSQKIVGWNLSFDLKAESALDALKMAFQSQKYIEPYSLIHHSDRGVQYCSYDYTDLLKKKKVWISMTKPASPHENAIAERVNGILKEEWLDDIAREQGVNAQKYISQIIKIYNDMRPHEGLGSNLTPNQVHDEGFLRHDTERVIGNKYS
- a CDS encoding thioredoxin family protein is translated as MEITEKISMEEFQALLENHPATLIYFYQDKCGVCKTLFPKVKELLEQEFPKMEMLVLEAEQNRALAAQLRMLSVPGIMVYFEGKEFFRSNGLVTIGELDHRLRRLYEMFF
- a CDS encoding RteC domain-containing protein, with product MKYSLDKILLEIHNKEDKILSQSKRLIDEAYEMTLYLQDLLGSVKKYLIEEGFKNDEEEIRFFRSIKPQILGKLIYYNKIYRIETTCPVSNGKMYYNYFSGQLANLKREYTEHLCNSDFYRYYRSGRTDRDDTYFKRGNINYHDGLNSIVFEIDPEFSTFFDYKTARIISNELLYTYLLTKINPDENPDVILQKPESSKDIFWTDTKNAIIELIYALYASGVISHGKIGIRKISLMFQILFRIPLGDLHHAFHRMKTRSGSRTSFLDQLKFSLEEYMDKDL